CCTGCCCCTGGCGCTGAGGACCCAGAGCGCACCAACCAAGGGCAGGGGCCTGAGGCCCAGCGCTGGCTGCAGGCCCTGGTTTCCGGGGCCCCCACtgccagccccccagcccagggagagGCGGCGGCTGCTCTGGAGGCCGCCGGAAAGGTCCCCACTCCAGCCTCAGGGTGCAGCAGGAGGTTCCAGGAACAATGGCAGCGGAAGAGTGGCTGGCACCCCACCCCACATCTGGGGGAGCATGGCACCTGCCCACCCCGGGGGCTCAGCACTACGGCTGCAGCCCATCTCCTCGGGAGGCCCCACCCTCGGGCTCCTGGAGCCCGGCTGTCAGTGGGCGGCCTGTGCCATCCCTGGCCCACCAAGCTCTGGCCCTTGGGCCCCCTCCCCCGGTCACGCCAGCCTCCCACCTGGAGGGGCTGTGCCCAGGAGGTAGCCTGCCTTGCCCTGGCCCCGAGGCCACACACAGACAACCATGTTGCCCAGCTGAGCATTCCAGCACACCAGTCACTTAACTTCCCGGTGCCTCCgcttgctcatctgtaaaatgggctgaaAACAGCACCTCCCTGTGGGGCTGCCAGGAAAACGGAGTGAATGTGTGGGCACAGTGTCCCAGCTCAGCCCCCTGGGGCTCCAGGTCCCCGCGGACCATCGCTGCCTGGAACCTTGGTGCCcatctgggaggcagggagggtctCCCAGGACCTCAGGGCTCCGTGGAGTCCACCCGGGGAGGCGCCCCTCGACCCCTACCACAGAAGGTGGGATGGCCGCAGCAGGGTCTCCATGGCAAAGGGTGCAGGAAGGAGCCTGAGACTGCAAGCTGCTCCTGTCTCCGCTGAAGACAAAAAACCGGACCCCAAGGCTGAGACAAGCTGTTACACACCCTAGGAACCTTCAGACCgccactatggcagcccagcgAGGGACGCGTTCCACACCGCCCGAAGCATGGGGACGGGCAGATGAGCACTGGTACCCCGAGCCAGGACAGACAGGGGCAGCAAGGCACCCGGGGCCAGGCCCGCCCGGCGCAGCACCAGGGAAACGCACACAGACAGGCCGCCGGCGGCAGGCCCACGCGCAGAGCCCTCCCGAGACACAGACAGGCTCACGGACTCAGAGACAAAGCCAAGAAGCGCGTGAACTTCGGGCTCGCCACCAGGAACCCCGGAGAAGCCCTAACCAGCGGCGCCCTTCAGGGCCCTGCGGGCCCGTTGCCCCCATCCCGCACGAGGCAGGGCCCGCGCGGCTGTCAGCGGGCCTGGCCTGAGCGGCCTGCGGGCCCAGGCGAAGGCGGCGGCGCCGAGAATGACGGCGGCGCCGCGCAGCACGACCCCCGCCCGGCGCACCCGGCCCCGGGGCGCCCTGCGACCTGCGCCGAGCGCTGTCGCTCACCCGGGCGGCCAGCAGCGGCACCGCGCAGGGCGACTCCGAGGACTAGGCCGGAGAGCAGCAGCCGCAACAGCCGCAGGTGCCGCGGGGAAGGCGGAGGGACGGGCGTCGCCATCCTTCAGCGCCGCCGCCGGGGCAGCATGGCACCGCGAGGCCCGGGGCTGGGCGCGGGCTCCCGGCGCCGCGTCGGCTGAAGCGgcggatgaggaagaggaggtggaggccgaggaggagcaggaggaggaggaggaggaaaagaggaggtGGAGGCGGCGTTGACGCTGCGGCAAAGGATCCGGGATGCGGGCGCGGCGACAAGGCAGCGCGCTGGGAGTGCGCCTGCGCGCTCCACCTGCGGGGGCGGGACCGCGcctccagctccagcccctcccccctctcgCGCTCTGACCGACCCCCGATTCTCCGGGTTTCTGGGTGCCTCAACCTCCGCGGCCTCTGCACCCGAGGATCTTCTCTGTTCTCCGAAAACCCGGGTAGAgactggcggggtgggggggcttcccCGGATGCGCTTCTcccgctcccccccgccccccgtccccgTGGGGCTGCCACCTCCCGCCCTACCCGCCGGAACGGGAGACCTGGCCGGGTCTGGAGGCGCAGCCCCGGGGAACACGGGGACGCCAGGCGCACAGGACGCACAGGCGTGCCCGAAGGCGCAGCGGGCACTCAGAGACAGGGCTACCAGCAAACACACACGCGGAACTGGGCCGGCGGCGGCCACGGGGTTGGAACCGGGGCGGCTGCTCTCAAGCGAAGCCGCCAGGGGGCAAGAGTGGCCCGGAGCTGCGGATGAGACTCAGCTGGGAGCTGTCCGCGGTCCCCAGGTGACAGGCGGCTCTCAGTGCCCTGGGGCCCCGGGACGACGAAGCAGGTGTGGCGCCCTCGCTTGCACTCCGCTGGTGGCCTCCTGGGAGCACACTCACCCCATCTCACCGGGAACCCTCCCTCCGGCTCAAGCCGCTGAACCAGGAGGAACCCCCAACCCCGAGGGCGCGCCCTCTCGGGCCTTTGCCCTCGGAACTCAGACGGTGGGGCTGGCTGCTCTCACGTTTGTCGACTGGCTCACACACCGGCTCAAGCGGCGCGgcgcgggggggtggggagcaaaacAGCGATGCCCCACCGGGCGCTGACCGGGCAGAAAAGGGGTCTGAGCTCAGGTCCCAGAAAGGTCGGCGCAGGCGGGACGTGCAGCGAAGACCACGCGCTCGCACACCGGCCCTGGCGGGAGAACGccaggctgaggggaggggccgCAGGCGGGGGCGGGCTGGTGCCTCCCCCGGGCGTGGAAAAGCACCCAAGCGGGAGGGGAGCGCTCTGTCTCCCCGCGCGCTGGCCAAGCtcggctctggagccaggctctCGGCTCCTCCCTCCCAGAGATGGAGCCCGCGTCCCTCCTGGCCCTAGGCTCAGCGTCCCTGCACGGCACCGCCTGGGCGCCCTCCACCCGGCTCTTCCAGCGCCGAGCGACCCCAGGCGTCTGCCTTGCTCACGACCCACCCTCTCCGGCACCCGCACCCGCACCCGCACCCCGGGCCCGCCCTCCGCAAGGGCCCGGCCTCCTGCCCGGCCTAGGCCCCTGAcgcggggctgggggtgctgcAGGAGCTCTCACGGCCAGAGAAGACTCCCCCGCCGGCCACCCAGCAGCCACGCCAGGCCACCAGGGTGGCGCAGGGACCACGCGGTCAGCACTGCCCCAGGGCTGGAcgcagagaggaggcaggaggggcaggcggGCAGCAGCAGCCGCCTGTCCACCGCTTTAGGAAAAAACGTTTTATTACAAAGTTTTACAAGCAGGCACTGGGCCGGCCCTAGCCTGTGGGCTCTGACTCTTCCCCCTAATACAGATCCGAGTGGAGGGGGGTGTCTCGGAGGACCCCGATTATCAGGATAAAGGCTCCACTTCCTGGAGACCCACCCTGTAGTAACAGGCTGAGGGGTATGGGGTGTCTGCTCACCCACCCCTGCAGGAGAAGGGGCACGAGGCCTCGAGACGGAGACAAGGCTGGGCAGGCTCAAGGGGCTAGGTTCGGTTCCCTTCGCGCTCCCGGCCCCCCGTGGGAGCGGGTGCTAGCGTCTCCGTCTCGGTTTCCGGGCCGCGTTGGGGGCAGAGGTGTGGAGGGCGGTCGGGTGAGGGATCGGGGGACACGGAGCTGGGGCAGCTGCCCCCAGCCGGTCGCTAGATGGCGCTCGGCGACTCGGCGGAACGCGCTCGGAGCACCAGCAGGACCAGCGCCGCCAGGAGCAAGGCGCCGAAGAGCACGAAGAGGATCACCCAGGGGATGCAGTTGATGCCCTTGCGCAGCCCCGGCCGCTCGGCGGGGATCATGTTGGTCAGGTTCAGCATGTAGCCGAGCGCCCAGCCGACCTCAGTGTCCCCGACCTGCGGGTGACGAGCGCGGACTCAGCCTTTACGCAGCCCCGGAGGCCCCGCCTCCACCCCGGAGGCCCCGCCCTCCCGCTGCTCCCCACCTTCTTCTCGAAGGTCACGCGGCTGAAGGCGGGCTCGTCAAAGCGGTAGCCCCTGCTCAGGAGCTGCTGCACGAACGTGGCCCCGGCGCAGTATCTGGACAGGCGGTCCTCTTCCCCCCGCGACAGCGAAGGCGCCCAAGCCTTCAGCTGAGACGCAGGTGGGACAGTGTtgggccctgggctcccaggaggTCTGGGCCCCACCAGGCAGGTGGCCAGCCACGTGTATACCACCAGTGCACGCCcacgcgcacacacacgcgcgcacacacacacggggaATGTTGGGTAGAAAGAGGCAGAAGGACCACGACCAGGCAAGCCCTTCCTCGAGGAAGAAAAGTGTGACTTTGGGGTGGCGGGGAGCCCCATGCGTGGGAGGTGGACaaggaggggacagcaggggcaGCCACCAGAGAGCTGCGGGCTGCTGCAACCTCAGCATGCCGTCGGGGGCACAGAGGGAGCTCCAGGCTTGAGCCCCAGCCCAGACCCTGGGCTTGCCTCTGACCCCCCCTCCCTCGCCTCCGACCCCCAGTCTGTCTGCCACCACACACAGAGAGGACAGGGACCCGCCCCTGCACCGAGCTCACGGACACTAAGTGTAATTCTTCCAGAGTCCCTGGTGGGCAGCTTACGCCTCACCGGCcctgacctccccaccccccccccgacccccccagCCTCTACTTGGCACCTGTGTCTGGCTAGGAGCAGGAGCCAGAATCCTGGAGGCTGCCTTCAACTCCCGCTCCTGACCTGAGGCCTGCCTGTCGCGCCTGCTAAGTCTCGCTCGAGGCCTACgcctgcgccccccaccccggccggcGGCCCGGCtcccacagccacacccactgCCTGCCCACTGTTCTGCTGGCCCCCAGGTCGTGGTTGGAGGCGGAAGCCTCAGGCGGCTTCGGCAGCCCCGCTGCTGCCCTGCCACTGTCCGGGTCCGACCAGCGGCGTGTCCTTGACCACACAGGGCCCTCTGAGAGGCCAAGCCGGCCCCCCCATTTTTCAGGCAATGAGTGCCTGGGAAGCTGGGCGGCTGgctgagccccctccccgccccaggccctggaggaggggcGCAGGCCTCACCTGGCTCCACGTCTGCCGGCAGACGGCGGCCACGGCGGTCTCCAGCTCCTCCGGGGTGGTCACGGGCAGCCGCATTACCGATCTCAGGAAGTCCACGGTGTGGAAGAACCCCGAGAAGGCCTGCCGGGGGGGTGCGGCCACACTGACCCCCGGCCCCGGGCGTGGCAGTGTgtcgcctccccccccccccccccccggactcACCATGAAGTCCCCAGCCATGGGCGGCTGGAAGACGCTGTTGAAGGAGCATCGAGAGAAGGGGCAGGACGAGAAGTCGAAGAGCTGCTCCACGAGGCTGCGGCAGAGGTCAGGGTCGCCGGCGCCCTCCAAGGTGACCTTTCTGCTGGGGTCGAAGGACGGGGGCCTCAGGGCTGCGGTGCACGGGGTCCCGTACACCTGTTGGAGCTCCACTTCCCTCGAGTAGCCTTGAGGCCAGCAGGGGTGGGTGCCGTGGGAATTCTGGGGGACGATGAGGGTGTGGGtcacaccacccccaccccccacctcaggccctgcccccccAGGGCCCTCGGAGGGCCTCCTCAGAGGACCAGCCCGATGGTCTCCCCCGAAGCGTACTCGGTGACATCACTACAGAGCTCAGGCGCGACCCTCggccaggcagccctggccctccTCACCCCTCAGCCGGCGGGCGCCAGGTCCACCCCTGGCCACTGAGCCTTCACCCGcgcagggccccgcccctcctgtcCTCCCAGCCAGTCACAGCTCACTGGCTCCCGCTGCCTGGAGAAGCCGTCCTGGGCACCGCTGCCCGCTGCCCTCcgggctctgccctctgcccccggtccctcccccactcttccccccgcccccgcatggCACTGTGGTGCCGgtggtgggcaggcagggcaggcaggcaccTGGAGTACGCCGGCCAGCAGCTTCTGGAGGACCTGGTTGAGGCCGTAGCAGAGGAAGCTGTGGGTGTAGACGCGGTACTGCCGGCCAAAGAGCCGCAGCTGGACCTCGTTAGCCCGGTCCTCGATCGGGCTGGCCGTCTCGAAGGTGATCTGTGTGGAGGCACCTCCCAGGTCCATGGCCCCCAGCGTCCCCTTCTTTGTTGGGTACCACTGGCCTGCCCAGCTGTACTGTGAGGAGCAAAGGCTGGGGTCAGCCAGTGACCGGGTGCCCACACCGCCCGGCTCAtcgggctggctggctggcccaCCTTGATGAAGTTCTCCAGCAGGTAGTTGGCAGTCACCCAGCCAAACACCCCCTCATCCTGGCCAGAGAGGATGTGGGCACCGCGGAAGTCGAAGGGGCGCTTGGTCAGCGTCTGTGTCACGGCCTCCAGCACCTTAGCCGAGGCCTCGGGTCTGGTCAGGCTGGGAGACGGGGAAGTCACTGAGAGGCATCTTTCTGGGGGCAGGGGACTGTGGCCCCGATGCCGAGGTACCTGGTGGCCCCCCGCCAGCCAAGAGGGGCCTGGCTGAGGGCTGCTGCGGCTGAGGGCATGCGGGGCCCACCCCGTGCCGGGGCTGCTgtggggggcccagggccaggaaggTCAGGGGTCGGGCACACTCACTTGAGCAGACGCATGCCCGCTGTGGCTCCCAGGTAGAGGGGTGTGCCCGCGTGTCTCTCCTCGGGCACCTCTTGGGCCGCCTGTTCCAGGCATTTAACAAGGCTCTGACCAGCCCCAGCAGGGTTGTCCGCATAGCTGGAGATGCCGTCTAGAGGGAGGCCGTGAGAGGGGCCCGAGCCGGGTGGTCAGCCCCGGGATGGGCCACGGGCCAACAAGGCTGGGGGCCTTGGGCTCCCAAACAGGGTGGCAGCTTGAGCACCCCTTTCCGGCTGAAGCCTTCAGAGACGCCCGCGGGCAAAGGGGCCGTCCTGTGCACCACCCAGAGTCTCCGAGGCTGCCGCCGGAGCAGTGGGTGTGTGCACGGGTGCCAGGACAGAGCCCAGGGCACTGCCACTAGGCCTGGCCTCCCACGAGGCCTTCGGGGGTGCCCACCAGCTGCTCGGAGCCCCTTTTGCTCCGTCTGGGAAGTAAAGGCTGGTCCCGGGCCAGGCACGGCCCGGACCTTCTGACCCCTACCCACTTCCTTTGTGGGGTGGAAGCGCCTGCagctcccaggaggcccagggccctccctgcGTCTCggggcctcctgcagcccctgtgtgGGGCGGGCCCtgagcagcaggagcagagggGCCGTCGACAGAGGCTAAGGCCAGATGGGGCCTGTGAGGCCGCGCGGCGAGCGAGCACCCAGGCCGGGGCGCACCCGGGGCTGGGGGACCCTCACCATTCACTTCGCAGGAAGTGTGCTGGTGCACAATGCCCGTGCCGTTCTCTTTGTCCGCCGGCCACTTGTAGATGAACATGGCCGTGTGGGAGGAGCCGGCGTCCAGGACGATGCCGTACTgagagcaggggtgtggggggtcAGGGCGGGGGCCTGAAGGGCATGCCCTCTAGCCCCACTCCTGctttccaccccaccccgccctccatCCAGCTTGGATgtcctgaggctcagagaaggccaGGGACGAGGATGGGACGGGGGAGAGTGGGGCCAGGGCCCTCTTCCTCTCTGAGGGACAGGAGGGCCGCAGGCTCTGGGAGGGAGGCCCAGCTGCAGGAAGAACAGTCCGGGCCAGCTCTTCCTTCCTCACGCCCTGGTCTCTCGGACCGAGGCCCAACCTGAGGATGTGGAAGCCAGGgcccggggaggctgggggggggggggctccttcCTGCCAGCCCCGCCTGAAGACACCCCGCCGGGGGCCTCTGAGCCAGAGCCCCTGAGGGCCGggcctgcagggctgagggggccATGCCGGCGGGGCCCCTCGGGCAGGTGGGACAGAAGCACCCGGCTGGCATCCACCACGTCCCGGAATCTGCTCCCCGCAAGGGCCTGGATTccagcaggcagagcagggccgGGGAACACACCCTCCTGGACCCGGAAGGGGGCGCTCCagtcactgccccccacccagggagcTCCAGCCAGTCTCAGAACGACCCGTGCACCCACCCCGACCCCACGGGGTGGTGATCCTCGTCGGCGGAGACCCGCCCGGCCGAGGCCCATCCTGGGCTGCTGGGCCTGCTCCTCACTCACACATGCGCGCACCCcaagccttccccacccccgaGACCACGAAGGGGTTAAGGGAGCCAGCTGGACTCCTGGAggctgggcctggcctggcctaGCTCACCCCAACACTTTCAAGGCCTGCCCGgtctgaccgccccccccccccccccccgccaggccccCCTCAAAGGCAGCCGCCACCGTCGGGACCGCGGGGAGGTGAGGAGGGTCGCCTGCGCTCAGGGACCTTCGCACTCCGTCTGGGCTGACTCCCAAACCAGGGCGCCCCGTGGGCTGCCCGGTCCCAGCCGGGGCCTGGGGCACATCCGGGGAGCAGAGAGACAGCTCCCCGGCCGCGCCCGCGATAGGCGCCGCGGAGGTTCTGCGAGCCGGGGCTTCAGCCTCCAGCGCCGAGGCTCCCCGGAAGCGCCGCCGCAGTCTGGCGGACCCGGGCCGGGAGAGGAGCGCACCGGGCCGGGCCGCTAGCCCTCTGGTCGGGAGCGGAGCGCGGGCGGGGGCCGTGGGCTGCCACGCGGGAGCCGCGGGGCCCTGCGCGGGCACCGAGCCTCCCCGCCCGCGCCCCTCCGGTGCTCCGCGCGCCGCAGGCACCTTGAGGGCGGGCGGCTCCCGCACATCTTGGGTACCGACGCACAGCAGCAGGATGCCGCAGACGCCCGCGGCGGCGAGCAGCAACGGCGGCagcagccacagcaccttctggGCCATGGGCGGGCGGTGGACGGACCCGACGGAGACCGAGGGGCGGCGGGGAGCTGGGAGGCCGAGGTCCGGGCGCCAGGGGGTAGGCGCCCTGGGCGGGGCGAAGACCCGCAGCTGCCACGGCTGGCCACGCCCACTGAGTGCCGACACGCCCACCGCCCTCCCAGGGCGCGCTCTGGCAAGCGCAGGTGAGTCACCCTACCTTCCCAGCGCCCTGGTCGCAGCCCCCGCGTCCTGAGGTTGTTGCCTGCCCTCCCGCCTGTCCAGGACCCCTCACCCGGAAACTCCTACCCTCTGACCTGCCCAGCGACCCCAAGGGCCGGCCTGCACTGGCCTGTCTGCCTGTGGACACCTGCGGCTCCACGTGGGCAGGACCCGGAGAACGCCCGGTccctgtggctttgggcaagAGGCGTGTCATGGGGGCGGGTTGGCTGGCTCCGAGGCAGGTGGCTCGCGGTCCTTCCTTCCCTGGGTCAGGTCCCAGGCACCCCGAGCTGACCCAGGCGGGGCTTGCCCTGTGGGTGCTGAAAGTGCAGACCTGAGCAGCCCAGCGGGCCTGTGTCTCGCGGGTCCCAGCACCAAGGCGACAGGTGAGGGTGGtagggggcttaagacttgggaaattTTAGCTCAacgtaaatagccataaatctagcgagtaatgtgtatgttaagctttttgcttcagaaactacagataaggcccatctggcgcCTGAGAAAAATcggctgacctcctggggtgctggctggagattaccgcctggagacCTCCATATCGGGAAGGAGCAGGCGACTGCCCCTCCCACTGGGAGACAGCTCATTGCCCAGGATAGGAGTGCTTCAAGGACTTTCACTGCCATCTGTTtgtctcccccaacccccttacaggaggtctggccaggaaagaatgggaagatggtttgttagggaatgaacccgccatcttctcagatctccggccatctgaataaagcgcccataaaagattcaatcaagccctggctggcgtagctcagtggattgagctcgggctgtgaaccaaagtgtcacaggttcgattcccagtcagggcacatgcctgggttgcaggccatgaccgccagcaaccgcacattgatgtttctctctgtctctctatctccctcccttccctctctaaaaataaataaacaaaaattaaaaaaaaaaaaattcagtcactgtcat
This sequence is a window from Phyllostomus discolor isolate MPI-MPIP mPhyDis1 chromosome 3, mPhyDis1.pri.v3, whole genome shotgun sequence. Protein-coding genes within it:
- the ENTPD2 gene encoding ectonucleoside triphosphate diphosphohydrolase 2, translating into MAQKVLWLLPPLLLAAAGVCGILLLCVGTQDVREPPALKYGIVLDAGSSHTAMFIYKWPADKENGTGIVHQHTSCEVNGEDGISSYADNPAGAGQSLVKCLEQAAQEVPEERHAGTPLYLGATAGMRLLNLTRPEASAKVLEAVTQTLTKRPFDFRGAHILSGQDEGVFGWVTANYLLENFIKYSWAGQWYPTKKGTLGAMDLGGASTQITFETASPIEDRANEVQLRLFGRQYRVYTHSFLCYGLNQVLQKLLAGVLQNSHGTHPCWPQGYSREVELQQVYGTPCTAALRPPSFDPSRKVTLEGAGDPDLCRSLVEQLFDFSSCPFSRCSFNSVFQPPMAGDFMAFSGFFHTVDFLRSVMRLPVTTPEELETAVAAVCRQTWSQLKAWAPSLSRGEEDRLSRYCAGATFVQQLLSRGYRFDEPAFSRVTFEKKVGDTEVGWALGYMLNLTNMIPAERPGLRKGINCIPWVILFVLFGALLLAALVLLVLRARSAESPSAI